The Brassica rapa cultivar Chiifu-401-42 chromosome A10, CAAS_Brap_v3.01, whole genome shotgun sequence genome segment TTATTCATGCTGCGTCCACGTGTCACATAACGGCGTGTTTTTGTTTCTATACGGACAAAATACATTTAGGTACGGCTTTTTCGTTAGTCCTCTAGCAAAATACAAGAATGGCTTCTCAAATTTGTAAATGCTCATTGGAGATGCAGATTTTTGTTCATGTTAAATGTACTTTGCTTCGtctatatttttaacataattttgTTCTCACACAGATGGCCATAAAAGTTTAGGGTCCTAGACCatttaataaagatttcaaaaatttggagatctaaaaacttttttttataaatttgaggatttatttacatataaaaaatttcaaaaatttttaAGATATGAAGCGAATGTTTCATTAGGTTTGGTCCAGGATCGGTCATGCACAGAGGTGCAAAGCTGGCGTCTAGCAGCTATGGAAAATGGATAAAACAAACGGTTCTTGTCAtgtcttaaaaaaattataggttcttgcaataaaaataaaaatttgttccCACACATAACAATCGGGATGGTCAATGTACCAAACCACGGTCACATGTCTGGACGTTCTTGTACAGTTGTATGTGGTCCGCGCTGTGACATGAAACATTGACTGCTTTACTATATCCAAGGCAAAAACCATAGTCAGTGTTTTATGATTTACTCAGATCACGTATGGGTCGATCCCGAAGCCCATTTAAATTTAAACCACTACGGCCCATGAAACTAACACGTATGACACACACGTGGCATCATAACCATAAACCCCGTTGGTGAGACACCATCATGCATTTTTTTAGTGGGAGAGAACCCAACTCATAACTGATCAGATAAAACTCCATCTATGGTTTGATCTGATCTAACTTTGCAGTTTAAAAGTGACCTCTCCGAAGAAAATCAAAATGTTGAGAACTTATGTGAATCCAAAACTAATCTCCAGGCCTAATATAACATCAGCATGTCTTTACTCTCTTTACCTTaaggtataaatatatatcctCGATGTATAAAtgctatatttattttcataaaataattaactacatatatataaaactgaggggaggatttttaaaaatatctctACATGTAGAGAGGAAGTGCGAGTGGAGGGAGGGAAGAAGGAAGAGCTCCTTCTACAGCGGAGGAGTTCACGAGACAAGGTGTTGCTAGCCAGACTGTGGAGAAGACGTACGACCGAGCAGAGGCGACGACCAACGTATCCAGTAATTCTGAGGCCGAGATGGAGAAAGTGAGAAAGGAGTatcaagagaagaaagagagtagAGACTATCTCAAGAAGggaagtgatgatgatgatgatgatttgccTATCAACACGTCTAAAGGAacatgatgaagatgatatgATGGAGATGATAATCGATGTTTGTATAATAAAAATAGTCATGTGTTTTTTTTGCATATATCTGTGGAGTCGTGTATAGAAGCAatgttgtgtgtgtttttttgtcAGTTAGCATTGCTTGTTAAGTTCATTAATTTATCTTCTAGTTTTGTTTCTGCtactataaaatagtttttattttgcAGTTCAAAATGTATGTTCTGATCACCCTGTTTTAAATAAACTGAGGTTTACagttttccttttaaaaaaaattatgttattttttttagtaaaaataaaagtcACTTCCCAATAAATAAAAAGCAAATGGAAGTTGACTGTTTCATCAAATATTTCAAGATTAAAAAATCGAAAGATCcactttgatcaaaaaaaaaaaaaaaatcgaaagaTCCATATAGAAAAAACTAAGGAGGATTCTGTTTAAATGAATTGGTAGGGGCCAGTcagttaataatataatagagaGACTACTAATTAATGGGCCTAAATGAGAAGCCCAAAGTTGGAAGATATTGTACACGTTAGTTAGCCTAAAACCCTTTGCCAAACACGAAGCTCAAACATCTTCGAGCTCTGTTCGCCGTCTCCAGTTAATAATCCTCACCGATCGCTTTCACCGGAACTCTCGCATAAGGTATATATATCTCCCTCTCCTACCCCGACTCGTACCACAAGTCTTTGATTGCCTCGTTCATATCTCATTTTATGAGATTCACATCGAGAATCCCGTCTCTGAATTCTTAATTCTGATAGATTCATACTGAGCATCCTTCAAGACTCCAAATTTGATTTAGTCTTTGCTTTTTGAAATTGAAGCTGACTGTTTGATTTGGCTAAGATTGTGGAGAAGTTTTGACTCATTCTTTTTGTGTGTTGTGATGATTTTCTCATTGGTTAACAGAGAGACGATGAGTGGGTTTAGAGCATTCAAAGCACAGGTGCCCATTCAATGGAGCGAGAGCTTGTACATAACCTTAGTGAGAGGTCTCCCTGGAACCAGGAAGCTTCACAGGCGTACCCTCGAGGCTATGGGACTCCGCAGATGCCATCGCACTGTTTTGCACTCCAACACTTCTTCCATTAGAGGAATGATTCAACAGGTTTTGCTTATGCTTTTTTTTCTGGTCTCACTTTGTCACATGTCATGTTACTGACTTCAAACGAGTTTCTTTTGGTGAGCAGGTTAAAAGGATGGTTGTTGTTGAGACGGAGGAGATGTTCAAAGCTCGCAAAGAAGCTGAAGCCAACCACAAAGCTCTCCGCCCTCCTCTTGTTGTCAGTCATTCAATCCCTGCAACAGGCTCATCCAACATGTCTTGATTATTTCAGAGGATGGTAATAACAAATGTGGGTTGATGCGAATGCAGGAGAACGAGTCAACGGCCGGTCCAATTCAGATGTCCAGAACCAGAGGAGATCGAACCGGACAAGGAAACCAAACCAGAGATACTTGGGATCAAAGTAATCATGGTTTAGTTATTTCTTTGAATTGTTATTTATGATTTAAGTGCAAATAAGAAGAGACATGGTCTTCCTTATCGTTAGGAACCAACTCTTCCACATTTCCCTTTTCCTATCGTGTAGGAGTGGTAACTCCAAATCTGTTTCAGTACGtctatttatattaatgaaaaaccCAAAAAGAGGTAGACTTTCTACCCAAAAACAACTTGTGTTACGTTCTTTATCTTTGCTTTGACTGGGAccaacatttggtatcagagcattttGCTGTAACCTGAAGCGCTATTAAGGTTATGGCAAGCAACAAAGAGAGATTGGCGGACTTGGAGATGAGTCTCGGCATGGTGCAAGACGAGGTCGCCAAGCTCAACGTCAAGATCGACGAGGAGATGAATGCGAAGTTTCGAGGGATGGAGGACTCCTTCAAACAGATGTTGGCAGAGGCTGTATCTAGCATCCGTGCAGACGGGTCTAGCGCATCAAAGAGAGTTCACCAAGCCGAAACAATAGCAGCAAACCGTGATGGGGGAACAAGTGCCACTGGAGCAAGTCGAGGGCACGAGGGTCATCAGTCAGCCGCTTCTTTTCAAAGGGGCGAGAATGTTAACTTTCTTGCGCAGGGACCCAACCAGCGGCATGTGAAGCTCGAATTTCCCAAATTCAAGCAAGGCGACCCTACATCATGGGTAAGTAAGGCAAAACAGTACTTTGCCTACCAGGAGATACCCTTGGATCGAAGAGTCAATTTTGCTTCCTACCACTTGGAGGACGAGGCAAATGAATGGTGGCAGGCCACGTCAAAAATCCTAGGTGAGGAGGGAATCCTGGTCACGTGGGAAGTATTTGAAGAAGAACTTTGGGCGCGTTTTGGACCTACTGCTGCAGAGGACTTTGACGAAGCCCTATCAAAAATCAAACAAACCGGGAGCCTACGTGAGTACCAGAGGGAGTTCGAGAGACTACAGAACAAGGTAACTGGATGGACACAAAAGGCGCTCATCGGTACCTATATTGGGGGGCTAAAGGATTCCATATCCGACAGTATCCGCATGTTCCTTCCGAAAACTCTCAAATCAGCAATTGAGTTGGCAAGAATGAGGGACGATCAGTTGCAGCGAGCACGACGTTACACCAACAACAACCAGCGGCCTGTTCGAAACGTCGAAACAAATCAGAACGTGCAAAATCAAGAATCGGCGACGCCCAAAAGGTTGAGTTGGGAGGAACTCAAACGTAAAAGAAGCCTCGGGCTTTGCTTTAGCTGCGATGAGAAGTACACTCCAGGCCACAAATGTCGCAAATCTCAACTCTTACTTATGGAAGGAGAAGACGCAGACGAGGAGGAGGACATCTCACAAGAGGAAGAGGAACCGGAAATCACCTTGCAAGCTCTTACAGGGTGGGATGGTCCCCAGACCATCAGAACGCCACTGGCAATCAACAAGCTTCGGGCAGTGGCGCTGATCGACAGCGGCTCCACCCATAACTTCGTAAGCGATAAAATGGCTCTTCGACTGAACCTCCAGATCTCACCAACGAAACCGTTCAAAGTCAGAGTCGCAGATGGGTACCCCCTACGTTGTAACGGAGTATACCGGCAAATCAATATCTCGGTTGACGGTGTCGATTTCACCACCGATTTCTACGTCCTACCCCTCACCGGACTAGATGCTGTTCTCGGAATTCAATGGCTATCCTTGCTGGGCCCGACGTTGTGTGATTGGAAGGCCCAAACTCTAGAGTTTACGTGGGCTGGAGAGCGCAAACGGATCCAAGGCCTGCAACATGGGAAAATAATACAGGCCCACGCGGAGGAACTCACTAAGGAAGCACAGATGGGCCAGGCCTGTTTTGCTGTTAGTATCCAAAAAGAAAGCGATGACGTTTTCGCGGTAGCTGAAGAGATGCAGAGCCTGCTAGAGCAATTCACCGGGATATTTCAACCGCCGACCCAGCTGCCGCCGGCGCGCGAGATTGAGCACCACATTACCCTGAAGGAGGGCTCCGACCCGGTAAACGTGCGGCCCTACCGATATGCTCATTTCCAGAAGGAGGAAATCGAAAAGCAAGTCAACGATATGCTACAAGCTGGCTTAATCCGCCCTAGTTCGAGCCCATTCTCTTCGCCGGTGCTTTTGGTAAAGAAGAAGGACGGGTCTTGGCGATTTTGCACTGATTACCGCGCTCTCAACAATGCCACAATCAAAGATAGGTTCCCTATACCTACGGTGGAGGACATGCTTGACGAGCTTCACGGCGCAACCATCTTTACCAAGCTCGACCTCACGGCGGGCTATCATCAAGTACGAGTGCATGCGCCAGACATCCCAAAGACAGCATTTAGGACGCACAACGGCCATTACGAGTATCTGGTAATGCCCTTTGGATTGTGTAATGCTCCCTCTACTTTTCAGGCCCTGATGAACTCGATTTTCCGACAACACCTACGTAAGTTTGTCCTCGTTTTCTTTGACGACATTCTGGTGTACAGCCGCACTCGAGAAGAACACATGGATCACGTCCATCAGGTCTTCACGATCCTGCAGCAGCAACAGCTATTTGTGAAACACAAGAAGTGTGAGTTCGGCAAAACGGAGCTTGAGTACCTCGGTCACATTATCTCTGGTGCTGGTGTCAAGGTGGATCAATCAAAAATTCAAGCAATGATCGACTGGCCATCGCCTACGACCATCACCGCTTTACGAGGTTTTCTTGGCCTCACTGGATATTATCGTAAGTTTGTACAGGACTACGGTATCATCGCCCGGCCACTGACTAACTTGTTGAAGAAAGGCAAATTCGAATGGACTGTGGCAGCGGAGGAGGCGTTCAGTAAGCTCAAAACGGCCATGACAACGACGCCAACATTAGCGCTACCAGACTTCTCTGCTCCATTCGTCATACAGACTGACGCTTCAGGTGACGGTATTGGAGCTATTCTGGCCCAAAATGGGAAACCAATTGCCTTCATGAGTAGGTCGTTGGGAGTTCAAAAGCAAGCCTGGTCAACGTATGCACGGGAGATGTTAGCAATCGTCATTGCCATCAGATCGTGGAGACCTTACCTTATGGGAAGACGTTTCACAATTCAAACAGATCAACGGAGTCTTCGGTTCTTGCTCGAACAACGTATCCTCACTCCAGAGCAGCAGAAGTGGATGGGCAAGCTTGTCGGCTATGACTACGAAATCACATACAAACCAGGAACAGCCAATGCTGCAGCAGATGCCCTTTCACGCCGACCAGACAGTCCCTGTCTCAACGCAACCTTCACTAATCACACTGACCTATGGAACACTCTTCGCGCCGCAACCACTACTGATCCCTTCCTGCAACATATTGGCAAGCTCGCAGACGCAACACCGGGGAAACCTTATCACCGCAGAAATGGGTTATTATGTTTCAAGAACCGTGTCGTCATACCCCCAGGTTCATCTATCATCGCTACTCTTCTGCATGAGTTCCACAACACGCCTGTGGGAGGCCATTCTGGAGCTCTGCGAACCTTCAAAAGGTTGGCACAACAGTTCTACTGGCCATCCATGCAAAAGACAGTCCAAGAATACGTCGCAGCCTGCGACATATGTCAGAGAGCTAAGTACGAGAGCCTTTCTCCGGCAGGACTCCTCCAACCGCTGCCAATCCCGGATCAGGTTTGGTCTGACATTTCGATGGATTTTATCGACGGTCTTCCTAAATCAGACAATCATACCTCGATCTTCGTCATCGTCGATCGTCTTTCAAAGGCGGCCCACATGGTCCCTCTCGCACACCCGTATACAGCCAAGTCAGTCGCTTCAAAGTTCGTCGATAACGTCGTCAAACTCCACGGAATCCCAAACTCCATTGTAAGTGATCGTGACCCCATTTTTGTTAGCTCTTTCTGGCGGGAATTGTGGCGTCTTTCAGGAACAAAACTCCGCATGTCTTCCGCATATCACCCTCAGACCGACGGTCAAACCGAAGTGGTAAATCGTTGCCTAGAGCAGTACCTGCGCTGTTTCACAAGCCAACGACCAAAACAATGGAGTTCACTACTGCCTTGGGCCGAATATTGGTACAACACAACGTATCATGCTTCGACGGGAATGACACCTTTCAAAGCTTTGTATGGCCGTGATCCGCCTTCCTTACCTGGCTACGAACGAGGAGCTACGGCGATTCAGGAACTAGATGAACAGCTGATCGAACGAGAAGTGGTGCTTACAGATCTCAAGACACACTTGGAAAGGGCCAATAATCGCATGAAACAGGCAGCTGACTCCAAACGTCGAGATATCTCTTTTGACGTGGGTGAGTGGGTCTACCTGCGTCTCCAACCATACCGACAGCACACCATATTCCGCAGATCATGTCAGAAACTCTCAAACCGCTATTACGGACCGTTTCAGGTCGAGGCTCGTATCGGACCAGTAGCATATCGCCTCAAACTTCCTGAAGGCTCACGAGTTCACTCAGTCTTCCATGTCTCCCTTCTCAAGAAACGGCTTGGCTCAGACACACCAGTTTCGGGAACGATTCCACCTCTTCGAGCTAACGGTTCCCTGCGCCTCATTCCGGAAAAGATACTTGAGCTTCGTCGTTCCACAAACCTGGGTTCCACATCACGTGAGGCATTGGTGCAATGGCTTAACCTTCCTCAGGAGGATGCCACTTGGGAGGACCTTCAACAGCTGCAGCAGAGTTTTCCTTCTCTGAATCTTGAGGACAAGATTCTTCTTGGGGATGGGAGTAATGATGCGAATGCAGGAGAACGAGTCAACGGCCGGTCCAATTCAGATGTCCAGAACCAGAGGAGATCGAACCGGACAAGGAAACCAAACCAGAGATACTTGGGATCAAAGTAATCATGGTTTAGTTATTTCTTTGAATTGTTATTTATGATTTAAGTGCAAATAAGAAGAGACATGGTCTTCCTTATCGTTAGGAACCAACTCTTCCACATTTCCCTTTTCCTATCGTGTAGGAGTGGTAACTCCAAATCTGTTTCAGTACGtctatttatattaatgaaaaaccCAAAAAGAGGTAGACTTTCTACCCAAAAACAACTTGTGTTACGTTCTTTATCTTTGCTTTGACTGGGACCAACATGGGTATCAATGGGTTTGGTGCctcttatatttttgtatacgCTGGATACTTGTGTATGTTTGCTCTCATTTTGTCATATCAAATCCATCGGTTTGGTTaatttttatgtgttttattATTGTCAACATACATGATCAGCATTCTTACTTGTGTATGCTTCTCTCATTGCGTCTCAGATTGGTTAGTAAGAATGCTGATCATGTTGACAATATTCTTTATTTTGGTTACAAAACAAGAGGATTCTAATATGACGAAAACTATCAAATCTTTACTATGCAATACGAAAACTATAAAACCTAAGATGCGTGAGTCCTTTCGTCTTTGAAGAACATCTTCAGGTACAAAATCTTGACCGGTAAAGCTTCTTGGTTTGCTTTCTCTCCCATTCAGAAACGCTCAGATCTTAGTGATCCAACGGCTAGCTTCTATACAACCAACCACTCCCCGGTGCTTGCTGTTATCCGACTACTGCAAAATATTTCTTGCAATAGTCGTACCGAAACGGATTAACTCTGTATAAAGAAGTTGCTTTTGGATTGTTAGGGCAAAGATCACTTTGATATATCCCCTCCATTTCTGTCCATGGCAACGAAGACGCCATTGCAGAACACATTGTCATTAGCGTGATCAGGCTCCGAACCCGTACGTTGTATATCTCTGTGTCTGCAGAAGGCTAGTTGTCCTCTCCTTCAGTCATTCAGTGTCGTAGATTATGAGCAGTGAGCACAACCCAATCAAGGTCTTGTGTCGAATATACTGCTCTCTTTACTAAATCCTTTATCAAGGCATCCTCAAAACATATCAACGGTGGCAGAGAAACATCGGTGTTAGCAAACTTGCGTTAGCAAATCATAGTTCCATGTGAAACAAAAAGGAACGAGCGTGCAACTTTACATGGGAAGAAGAGATAAAGCCATGGGAAACTTGGGCCTCATACAAACATGGGGATAAACATTATTCAACTACCAGACTCGGCGAGAGTAGCTTTTAGACTAGTTCTTGAATCATTAGAAAATCCATAAAGCACAGCCCGTTCCATTAGTACTGTAGGATCCAtccaataataatatatttgatatcaCAACGTCTTATCGAAAAAACTGTccattaatatatttatgtcaCACCGTCTTAAGCGAAAGCCATAAAACACCATTAGACG includes the following:
- the LOC103844960 gene encoding 50S ribosomal protein L30 → MSGFRAFKAQVPIQWSESLYITLVRGLPGTRKLHRRTLEAMGLRRCHRTVLHSNTSSIRGMIQQVKRMVVVETEEMFKARKEAEANHKALRPPLVVSHSIPATGSSNMS
- the LOC103844959 gene encoding uncharacterized protein LOC103844959, with translation MLRTYVNPKLISRPNITSACLYSLYLKRGSASGGREEGRAPSTAEEFTRQGVASQTVEKTYDRAEATTNVSSNSEAEMEKVRKEYQEKKESRDYLKKGSDDDDDDLPINTSKGT